In the Flavobacterium pallidum genome, one interval contains:
- a CDS encoding glycosyltransferase yields the protein MLQVIFFVFIAVVAIQFIYYVLIFGKIAFVKPKQHNPKKIPISVIVCAKNEEENVAKYIPLLAEQNYPDYEIVLIDDASFDNTLEVFEEFEKQYKNVRLVKVANNEAFWGNKKFALTLGIKAAKKEYLLFTDADCYPTSKNWITEMSSNFTLQKTIVIGYGAYEKVPNSFLNKIIRFETLLAAAQYLSWARIGRPFMGVGRNLAYKKDEFFKVDGYRDHLKIRSGDDDLFINQVANKKNTTVCYTPEGFTYSRPKTSFTAWFTQKRRHISTAQHYKPMDKFQLGLFYASQLSFFLLPVLLLIFQYEWITVTAIIGFRYLFTWLTLGFTAGKLKEKDVMIWYPVIEIVVVFTQLNIFITNLFSKPVHWK from the coding sequence ATGTTACAAGTGATTTTTTTTGTCTTTATTGCCGTAGTTGCCATCCAGTTCATTTATTATGTGCTCATTTTCGGCAAAATAGCTTTTGTAAAGCCAAAGCAGCACAATCCTAAAAAAATTCCCATTTCTGTAATCGTATGCGCTAAAAACGAGGAGGAAAATGTGGCGAAATATATACCTCTTTTAGCAGAACAAAATTATCCGGACTATGAAATTGTCCTGATTGACGATGCTTCATTCGACAATACACTCGAAGTTTTTGAAGAATTTGAAAAGCAATATAAAAATGTACGCCTTGTAAAAGTGGCTAATAACGAGGCTTTTTGGGGCAATAAAAAATTCGCGCTCACACTGGGAATCAAAGCGGCGAAAAAGGAATACCTGCTTTTTACAGATGCGGATTGTTACCCGACTTCCAAAAACTGGATCACCGAAATGAGTTCCAATTTTACATTGCAAAAAACCATCGTCATCGGTTATGGCGCTTATGAAAAAGTCCCTAATTCCTTCTTGAATAAAATCATCCGTTTTGAAACGCTACTTGCCGCTGCGCAATACCTTTCCTGGGCACGCATTGGACGTCCTTTTATGGGAGTGGGCAGGAACCTGGCTTATAAAAAAGATGAATTTTTCAAGGTGGATGGTTATCGCGACCATTTGAAAATCCGTTCCGGGGACGATGATCTTTTCATCAACCAGGTGGCCAACAAAAAGAATACGACAGTTTGCTATACGCCGGAGGGTTTTACTTATTCGAGGCCAAAAACCAGTTTCACGGCGTGGTTTACCCAAAAAAGAAGGCACATCTCCACGGCACAGCATTACAAACCGATGGATAAATTCCAGCTTGGCTTGTTTTACGCTTCACAATTGTCTTTCTTTTTATTGCCTGTATTGCTGCTGATTTTCCAGTATGAATGGATTACAGTCACAGCAATCATCGGTTTCCGTTACCTGTTTACATGGCTCACTTTAGGGTTTACGGCTGGAAAGTTAAAAGAAAAAGATGTGATGATCT
- the murB gene encoding UDP-N-acetylmuramate dehydrogenase → MEIFDNFSLKKYNTFGIEAFAKQFVAIHNTDELKQILEQNTSKEKFILGGGSNMLLTQDIDALVIHIDIKGKKVIFENDDVVEVQCNAGENWHEFVLWTIDHGFGGLENMSLIPGNVGTTPVQNIGAYGTEIKDTFVSCEAMDIKTLEIRTFSNTECAFGYRESIFKNEAKGQYIITSVTFRLTKKDHKINTSYGDILAELAKKNIETPTLKDVSNAVISIRKSKLPDPAELGNSGSFFKNPIIPKVQFDAIKEKFPEIRFFPVSDTEVKVPAGWLIEQAGFKGKRFGDAGVHKNQALVLVNYGNATGAEILEVSRKVQQAVFDIYGINIEAEVNII, encoded by the coding sequence ATGGAAATCTTCGATAATTTTTCGCTCAAAAAATACAATACTTTCGGAATTGAGGCCTTTGCAAAACAATTTGTCGCGATTCACAACACCGACGAATTAAAACAAATCCTCGAGCAAAACACATCGAAAGAAAAATTCATCCTCGGCGGCGGAAGCAATATGCTGCTGACACAGGACATAGACGCTTTGGTAATACATATCGATATCAAAGGAAAGAAAGTCATTTTTGAAAACGACGATGTGGTTGAAGTACAATGCAACGCCGGCGAAAACTGGCATGAATTTGTGCTGTGGACCATCGACCATGGCTTCGGTGGACTGGAAAATATGTCGCTTATTCCCGGCAATGTAGGAACCACGCCGGTGCAGAATATCGGCGCTTATGGCACAGAAATCAAGGATACCTTTGTCAGCTGTGAAGCGATGGACATCAAAACGCTTGAAATCCGGACTTTTTCAAATACCGAATGTGCATTCGGTTATCGCGAAAGTATCTTTAAAAACGAAGCCAAAGGCCAGTACATTATCACATCCGTAACTTTCCGGCTTACGAAAAAAGACCATAAAATCAATACTTCATACGGTGACATCCTCGCTGAACTGGCCAAAAAAAATATTGAAACGCCAACCCTGAAAGACGTGAGCAATGCCGTCATCTCCATTCGCAAAAGCAAGCTGCCCGATCCGGCAGAACTTGGAAACAGCGGCAGTTTCTTTAAAAATCCCATCATCCCGAAAGTACAGTTTGATGCCATTAAGGAAAAATTTCCCGAGATCAGGTTTTTCCCCGTTTCAGACACTGAAGTGAAAGTGCCTGCGGGCTGGCTTATTGAACAGGCCGGATTCAAGGGAAAACGCTTCGGCGATGCGGGCGTGCATAAAAACCAGGCGCTCGTCCTCGTGAATTATGGCAATGCTACCGGCGCCGAAATCCTTGAAGTATCACGCAAAGTACAGCAGGCCGTTTTTGATATTTACGGGATTAATATCGAAGCGGAAGTCAATATTATTTAA
- the asnB gene encoding asparagine synthase (glutamine-hydrolyzing): protein MCGINGILYFRKQDADEQVLTKMRDALAHRGPDDCGIFIDGNLGLGHRRLSILDTSAAGHQPFLSDDGRYAMVFNGEIYNFREFHSELKAAGCALKTQSDTEVLMKLFQLHGTKMLQRLNGMFAFAIWDKLERKLTLVRDRMGVKPLYYAFYNDAIFFASEQKAIFAAGVPLQIAAEGLQEYIFNRFVAGENTLFEKVKKLLPGHIMTISENGKTETSQWWNLKKEIQEQPKIKNPQQWFSETFDESVKLRMVSDVPVGVLLSGGLDSSSVLASLKHQDYEDINTFNIGFSESEHNESHLAKMLSEKFDYKFESIELKGETLFKKMVAAAYYHDEPLMHLSEPHLLAVSELAKPSVKVLLSGEGADELMGGYVRYKPLRFPSLLQSMGAISSMGIFSKNARFDKLSRYAQIKSQSGLVIYNGSNIYPKDIEQVFRISDEPANEYRHKIFEDARSLYPGNLKRQMLYFDQHTYLCSLLDRNDRCTMGASIECREPYLDQRLVKGLGSLDDKWLFTGKKGKYILKSSVENRLPEEILNFRKIGLSAPWGDYLIKNPAFAEEVESFIKSDIFRMPYLEHIDAEKLVCQLRKGERQMVSYVMPLFMLHIWLKYYVKSFSAAADMI from the coding sequence ATGTGTGGGATAAACGGTATTCTTTATTTTCGGAAGCAAGACGCTGACGAGCAGGTTTTAACCAAAATGCGCGATGCTCTGGCACATCGCGGGCCGGATGATTGCGGGATTTTTATTGATGGAAATCTTGGTTTAGGCCACAGGCGGCTCTCTATCCTGGATACTTCAGCTGCGGGACACCAGCCGTTTTTATCTGACGATGGAAGGTATGCGATGGTCTTCAACGGTGAAATTTACAATTTCCGGGAATTCCACAGCGAACTCAAAGCCGCAGGATGTGCTCTCAAAACGCAATCGGATACGGAAGTACTGATGAAACTGTTCCAACTGCACGGCACCAAAATGTTACAGCGACTTAATGGCATGTTCGCTTTCGCCATCTGGGACAAACTGGAACGGAAACTTACGCTGGTTCGCGACAGGATGGGCGTAAAACCCTTATACTATGCTTTTTACAATGACGCAATATTCTTCGCGTCTGAACAAAAAGCTATTTTTGCTGCAGGTGTTCCCTTACAAATTGCCGCCGAAGGGCTCCAGGAATATATCTTCAACCGATTTGTAGCAGGTGAAAATACATTATTCGAAAAAGTGAAGAAATTACTTCCGGGCCATATCATGACCATTTCAGAAAATGGCAAAACCGAAACATCCCAATGGTGGAACCTGAAAAAAGAGATCCAGGAACAGCCTAAGATCAAGAATCCGCAACAATGGTTTTCTGAAACTTTTGACGAATCGGTAAAACTGCGCATGGTCAGCGATGTACCTGTTGGCGTTTTATTGAGCGGAGGCCTGGATTCTTCCTCGGTTCTGGCTTCACTGAAACATCAGGATTATGAGGACATCAATACATTCAACATTGGTTTTTCGGAATCCGAGCATAATGAGTCGCATTTGGCAAAGATGCTTTCGGAAAAATTTGATTATAAATTCGAGTCGATAGAACTCAAAGGCGAAACACTTTTCAAAAAAATGGTTGCCGCCGCATATTACCACGACGAGCCATTGATGCATTTAAGCGAACCGCACCTTTTGGCTGTGTCTGAACTTGCCAAACCATCGGTAAAAGTATTGCTTTCCGGCGAAGGTGCAGATGAACTTATGGGCGGATATGTGCGCTACAAACCGCTTCGTTTCCCGTCATTGCTGCAATCGATGGGCGCGATCAGCAGTATGGGGATTTTTTCTAAAAATGCACGATTCGATAAATTATCGAGGTATGCACAGATTAAAAGCCAGTCGGGTCTTGTCATTTATAATGGTTCCAATATTTACCCGAAAGACATCGAGCAGGTTTTTCGCATTTCCGATGAACCGGCAAACGAGTACCGACATAAAATATTTGAAGACGCCAGATCGCTGTATCCCGGAAACCTGAAACGCCAAATGCTGTATTTCGACCAGCACACCTATTTATGTTCGCTGCTCGACCGCAATGACCGCTGTACTATGGGCGCTTCGATTGAATGCCGCGAGCCATACCTGGACCAAAGGCTTGTTAAAGGACTTGGTTCTCTGGACGACAAATGGCTCTTTACAGGCAAGAAAGGGAAATATATCCTGAAATCATCTGTTGAAAACAGGTTGCCCGAAGAGATTTTAAACTTCCGGAAAATAGGACTCAGTGCGCCATGGGGTGATTACCTTATTAAAAATCCCGCTTTCGCAGAAGAAGTGGAATCCTTCATCAAAAGTGATATTTTCAGGATGCCTTACCTGGAACATATCGATGCTGAAAAACTCGTGTGCCAGCTCCGCAAAGGAGAAAGGCAGATGGTTTCCTACGTCATGCCGCTGTTCATGCTGCATATCTGGCTGAAATATTATGTGAAAAGTTTTTCCGCTGCCGCAGATATGATTTAG
- a CDS encoding glycosyltransferase codes for MSQKKKILFLGESYRADAITWMNGLREFGDFEIITWELKSSGSGLNRVKRLFEFKFAWWSIRKLIREHHPDMVIAERTTSYGFLAALCGVKPVAIAQQGRTDLWPEGSILLPLKRAIQTYAFKKADLIHAWGPVMTISMKEARVDMNKVMVLPKGIDLNSFVFSNFNERQKINAIVTRSLLPEYRHDVILAAFEILNRKGMDFVLRIVGDGKELQNLKNLAQKLKIDHKVIFTGRIDNRDLPALLQQSNYYISMPITEGVSASLFEAMAAGCYPLVTDIPGNQSWITHRGNGQLIATDDAEMLAGELLWATQNTETIQTAIKNNRKFVEDHADYKVNMKIIANRYHELINNVKGDS; via the coding sequence ATGAGCCAGAAAAAGAAGATCCTTTTCCTTGGGGAATCCTACCGTGCCGACGCCATTACCTGGATGAACGGCCTAAGGGAATTCGGTGATTTTGAAATCATCACCTGGGAATTGAAATCTTCCGGGAGCGGCCTGAACCGTGTCAAAAGGCTTTTTGAATTCAAATTTGCATGGTGGAGCATCAGGAAACTGATACGCGAACACCATCCCGACATGGTAATTGCGGAACGCACCACGAGTTATGGATTTCTTGCCGCACTGTGCGGTGTAAAGCCGGTCGCGATCGCCCAGCAAGGCAGGACAGATTTATGGCCTGAAGGTTCCATTTTACTGCCACTGAAACGCGCTATACAAACTTATGCTTTCAAAAAAGCCGACCTGATCCACGCCTGGGGCCCTGTGATGACGATTTCAATGAAGGAAGCGCGGGTAGATATGAATAAGGTTATGGTGCTCCCAAAAGGAATTGACCTGAATTCATTTGTTTTCAGTAACTTTAATGAGCGCCAGAAAATCAATGCCATCGTAACCCGCTCACTGCTACCGGAATACCGGCATGACGTGATATTGGCAGCATTCGAAATCCTAAACCGAAAAGGGATGGATTTCGTACTTAGGATTGTCGGTGACGGAAAGGAATTGCAAAACCTGAAAAATTTGGCACAAAAATTAAAGATCGATCATAAAGTAATATTCACAGGGCGGATTGACAACCGCGATCTGCCTGCATTATTACAGCAATCCAATTATTACATCAGCATGCCGATTACGGAAGGCGTATCGGCATCATTATTTGAAGCAATGGCAGCAGGCTGTTATCCTTTGGTTACCGATATCCCGGGAAACCAAAGCTGGATAACGCACCGCGGGAACGGGCAGCTGATTGCGACAGACGATGCTGAAATGCTGGCCGGGGAGCTACTATGGGCCACCCAAAACACTGAAACCATTCAAACCGCTATAAAAAATAACCGAAAATTTGTTGAAGATCATGCCGATTACAAAGTGAACATGAAAATCATTGCGAACCGGTATCACGAACTGATCAATAATGTTAAAGGCGACAGCTAA
- a CDS encoding DUF2461 domain-containing protein, with protein sequence MLTKESLQFLSDLKANNNRDWFLANKKRYEAYKADYHKLVSDFLEALKPLDPALEHLEVKNCTFRINRDIRFSKDKSPYKDHMGMWFSGGAKGANRPGYYVHIAPEGSFIAGGFYQPENEELKKIRKEIAFFYEDLDEIVAHKDFKKVFGGLDINENNSLKTSPKDYEKDHPAIHFLKLKSFTASANFDTKEVLQKDFVSKTTKKLIALKPMTEFLTRALTQND encoded by the coding sequence ATGCTCACGAAAGAATCACTGCAATTCCTGTCGGATCTTAAGGCAAACAACAACCGTGACTGGTTTTTAGCGAACAAAAAACGCTACGAAGCCTATAAAGCAGATTATCACAAACTGGTCTCTGATTTTCTCGAGGCACTGAAACCCCTCGATCCCGCACTCGAACATCTTGAAGTGAAAAACTGTACTTTCCGGATTAACCGCGACATCCGTTTCTCCAAAGACAAATCGCCTTATAAAGACCATATGGGCATGTGGTTTTCAGGCGGAGCCAAAGGCGCAAACCGTCCCGGATATTATGTACACATTGCTCCTGAAGGCAGTTTTATCGCAGGTGGATTTTACCAGCCTGAAAACGAGGAACTCAAAAAGATACGCAAAGAAATTGCCTTTTTTTATGAGGATCTCGATGAAATTGTCGCGCACAAGGATTTCAAAAAAGTCTTCGGCGGATTGGATATCAACGAGAACAATTCGCTCAAAACATCACCGAAAGATTACGAAAAAGACCATCCGGCAATCCATTTCCTGAAACTTAAAAGTTTTACCGCGAGCGCCAATTTTGACACCAAAGAAGTTTTGCAAAAAGATTTTGTTTCAAAAACCACTAAAAAGCTCATTGCGTTGAAGCCTATGACCGAATTCCTTACCAGGGCGCTGACGCAAAACGATTAA
- a CDS encoding thioredoxin domain-containing protein — translation MKLRLVLPLLICFILGSCQAQPSKKYESIPALAFAEKIKTTPEAQILDVRTPEEYNDQHIDNAKNVNWNSDDFAQKVATYDKSKPVFVYCMSGGRSKQAAAKLSEMGFTSIYELQGGIMKWNAAGLAPKSDRIVGMCPQEYKELLNTDKKVLINFYAEWCEPCKKMAPYITRMQSDMKDKVVIVRLNADENKTLMSEMKIDELPALYLYENKEVKWQHTGFINEEDLKKNL, via the coding sequence ATGAAACTACGTTTGGTTTTACCGCTGCTGATCTGCTTTATATTGGGCAGTTGCCAGGCACAGCCCTCAAAAAAATACGAATCAATACCTGCTTTGGCTTTCGCCGAAAAGATAAAAACCACTCCGGAAGCCCAGATATTGGATGTCCGCACTCCTGAAGAATACAATGACCAGCACATCGATAACGCGAAAAACGTAAACTGGAACAGTGATGATTTTGCACAAAAAGTGGCCACTTATGACAAATCAAAACCAGTTTTCGTATACTGCATGAGCGGTGGGCGAAGCAAACAGGCAGCGGCCAAGTTGTCTGAAATGGGGTTCACTTCAATCTATGAACTCCAGGGCGGCATCATGAAATGGAACGCCGCCGGACTCGCTCCGAAAAGTGACCGCATCGTCGGGATGTGCCCCCAGGAATATAAGGAACTGCTGAATACCGATAAGAAAGTCCTCATCAATTTTTATGCAGAATGGTGTGAGCCTTGCAAAAAAATGGCGCCATACATCACCAGGATGCAATCGGACATGAAAGACAAGGTCGTCATTGTAAGGCTGAATGCCGACGAGAATAAAACCCTGATGTCAGAAATGAAAATTGACGAATTGCCTGCGCTTTACTTATATGAAAATAAGGAAGTAAAATGGCAGCACACAGGCTTCATCAACGAAGAAGATCTTAAAAAAAACCTGTAA
- the recF gene encoding DNA replication/repair protein RecF (All proteins in this family for which functions are known are DNA-binding proteins that assist the filamentation of RecA onto DNA for the initiation of recombination or recombinational repair.), translating into MYLKKISLFNYKNFSEADFDFDTKINCFVGKNGIGKTNVLDAIYHLSYGKSYFNPLAVQNIRHGEEFFVIDGAFHKQQRDEQIVCSLKKGQKKILKRNGKPYDKFSDHIGFIPLVIISPADRDLIVEGSETRRKFIDSVISQSDAAYLQLLIQYQKVLAQRNALLKYFALNHVFETDTLNIYNGQLDAAGQKIYEKRKSFLEDFIPIFNRHHQAITGSGETVQLVYESHLHDASLLQLLEQNIAKDRMLHYTSVGIHRDDLSFELDHHSIRKFGSQGQQKSFLIALKLAQFEFVKQQSGEKPIILFDDIFDKLDESRVGKIVEMVNNDDFGQLFISDTHPQRTEEIVKSTHQSYRIFNL; encoded by the coding sequence ATGTATTTAAAAAAAATTTCACTCTTCAATTATAAGAATTTTTCGGAAGCCGATTTTGATTTTGACACCAAGATCAATTGCTTCGTAGGCAAAAACGGCATCGGGAAAACCAATGTACTTGACGCGATCTACCATCTTTCTTACGGAAAAAGTTATTTCAATCCGCTGGCAGTACAAAACATCCGGCATGGTGAAGAATTTTTCGTAATAGACGGTGCCTTCCATAAGCAGCAACGTGACGAACAGATCGTATGCAGCCTCAAGAAAGGCCAGAAAAAAATCCTGAAGCGCAACGGCAAGCCTTACGACAAGTTTTCAGACCATATCGGGTTTATTCCGCTGGTGATCATTTCCCCTGCCGACCGCGACCTCATTGTAGAAGGCAGCGAAACCCGAAGGAAATTCATCGACAGCGTGATTTCACAGTCCGACGCAGCTTACCTGCAATTGCTGATCCAATACCAGAAAGTACTCGCACAGCGCAATGCTTTATTGAAGTATTTTGCGCTGAACCACGTTTTTGAAACCGACACCTTAAATATATACAATGGACAGCTCGATGCGGCGGGGCAAAAGATTTATGAGAAACGAAAATCTTTTCTGGAAGATTTCATCCCGATCTTCAACCGACACCACCAGGCGATTACAGGCTCAGGCGAAACGGTGCAGCTGGTATATGAAAGCCATTTGCACGATGCCAGCCTGCTCCAGCTTCTGGAACAAAATATTGCGAAAGACCGCATGCTGCATTACACATCAGTCGGGATCCACCGTGACGACCTGTCATTTGAGCTCGACCACCATTCCATCCGGAAATTCGGCTCGCAGGGACAGCAAAAATCCTTCCTGATCGCTTTAAAACTTGCCCAATTTGAATTCGTAAAACAACAAAGCGGTGAAAAACCGATTATACTTTTTGACGATATCTTTGACAAACTTGACGAAAGCCGCGTCGGGAAAATCGTAGAAATGGTGAATAATGATGATTTCGGGCAGCTTTTCATTTCTGACACCCACCCGCAGCGGACAGAAGAAATCGTAAAATCGACGCATCAAAGCTATAGGATTTTCAATCTGTAG
- a CDS encoding tetratricopeptide repeat protein, whose protein sequence is MATFNKRGYKAPKPKEEKIDNQFVDDTDLNIDEKDSATASVFNSLDNTASKTEEFVERNQKLIFGAVFVVALIAAGYFLYQKFVVEVKEAEANKDMFQAQKYFQQATDGVSPDSLYVLSLNGGEGKYGFVKLADKYSGTDAGNLANYYAGMAYLNTGKFDEAIKYLEKFQSKEEYLSATATGAIGDAHAEKNHLKEALSFYLKAADATKSDAIRPRFLLKAGKVALELGNKADALKYFTEIKESFDVTPEAQNIDVLIGLAQ, encoded by the coding sequence ATGGCAACTTTTAACAAAAGAGGATATAAAGCACCAAAACCTAAAGAAGAAAAAATTGACAACCAGTTTGTCGATGATACGGATTTGAATATTGATGAGAAAGACAGCGCTACGGCGAGCGTCTTTAATTCATTGGACAATACGGCTTCAAAAACGGAGGAATTCGTGGAGCGCAACCAAAAATTGATTTTCGGTGCGGTATTCGTGGTTGCTTTAATCGCTGCGGGTTATTTCTTATACCAGAAATTTGTTGTAGAAGTGAAGGAGGCTGAGGCAAATAAGGACATGTTCCAGGCGCAGAAATATTTTCAACAGGCGACTGATGGTGTTAGCCCGGATTCTTTATACGTTTTGTCATTGAACGGCGGTGAAGGAAAATACGGATTCGTGAAGCTTGCTGACAAATATTCAGGAACTGATGCCGGTAACCTTGCCAACTATTACGCCGGTATGGCTTACCTGAACACAGGTAAATTTGACGAAGCAATCAAATATCTTGAAAAATTCCAATCGAAAGAAGAGTACCTGAGCGCTACGGCTACCGGAGCGATAGGTGATGCACATGCTGAGAAGAACCACCTGAAAGAAGCGCTAAGCTTTTATCTGAAAGCTGCCGATGCTACCAAAAGCGATGCCATCAGGCCACGTTTTCTTCTGAAAGCTGGAAAAGTAGCTTTGGAATTGGGCAACAAAGCCGATGCATTGAAATATTTCACAGAGATCAAGGAAAGTTTTGATGTTACTCCGGAAGCACAGAATATCGATGTGCTGATCGGATTGGCACAATAA
- the ribH gene encoding 6,7-dimethyl-8-ribityllumazine synthase: MATANKNLSDYDKNTIPSAKDFRFGIVVSEWNEHITEGLYAGAITALMDCGASQFNIIRWSVPGSFELVYAAKKMIETQKPDVVITIGSVIQGETKHFDFVCEGVTQGIKDLNILTDIPVIFCVLTDNNEQQSIDRSGGAHGNKGTEAAIAAIKMAYLRQQANLGYQFPAQNLLEPGAIQIEGTYKLEQ, encoded by the coding sequence ATGGCGACTGCTAATAAGAATTTATCAGACTACGACAAAAATACGATCCCAAGCGCGAAAGATTTTCGGTTTGGGATTGTTGTTTCTGAATGGAACGAGCATATTACGGAAGGACTTTATGCCGGTGCCATTACCGCGTTGATGGACTGTGGCGCTTCGCAATTCAACATCATCCGCTGGAGTGTTCCCGGAAGTTTTGAATTGGTGTATGCTGCCAAAAAAATGATCGAAACCCAGAAACCTGATGTCGTCATTACCATCGGAAGTGTCATACAGGGGGAAACAAAACATTTTGATTTCGTCTGTGAAGGCGTCACCCAGGGCATTAAGGACTTGAATATCCTTACTGACATTCCGGTTATTTTTTGTGTGCTGACAGACAACAATGAGCAACAATCCATAGACCGCAGTGGCGGAGCACACGGTAATAAAGGCACTGAAGCGGCCATAGCGGCCATTAAGATGGCTTACCTAAGGCAGCAGGCTAATTTAGGGTACCAATTTCCGGCTCAAAACCTGCTTGAACC